From Waddliaceae bacterium, a single genomic window includes:
- a CDS encoding STAS domain-containing protein, translating into MDNDVTVVDEKKGEVLVLNVGGRLDAASSPIIEKSVFEFIDAGNRKIVLNFSGVAYLSSAGMRLLLSSTKRLKSLEGNIVVCCLSDMVMDVIKMAGFDHILNIQASEDEALKVFE; encoded by the coding sequence ATGGATAATGACGTAACAGTTGTTGACGAAAAGAAAGGCGAGGTCCTTGTATTGAATGTAGGAGGAAGACTTGACGCTGCATCATCACCAATAATAGAGAAAAGCGTTTTCGAATTTATCGATGCCGGAAACCGCAAGATCGTATTGAATTTCTCCGGCGTAGCATACCTTAGTAGCGCAGGGATGAGACTTCTACTGTCCTCGACGAAGAGACTAAAAAGCCTCGAAGGCAATATTGTTGTATGCTGCCTTTCAGATATGGTTATGGACGTTATAAAGATGGCAGGATTCGATCATATCCTCAATATACAAGCCAGCGAAGACGAAGCATTAAAGGTATTTGAATAA